Proteins encoded in a region of the Rhizobium sp. CC-YZS058 genome:
- the yacG gene encoding DNA gyrase inhibitor YacG, whose product MTDDSTDSRATSNVAPLRKTVPCPECRRPSHREHYPFCSDRCRNVDLNRWLTGSYAIPVSEAEESPDDETARHQD is encoded by the coding sequence ATGACCGATGACAGCACCGACAGCCGCGCCACCTCGAACGTGGCGCCCCTGCGCAAGACCGTGCCCTGCCCGGAGTGCCGCCGCCCCTCGCACCGGGAACACTATCCCTTCTGCTCCGACCGCTGCCGCAATGTCGACCTCAACCGCTGGCTGACCGGCAGCTATGCGATCCCGGTGTCGGAGGCGGAGGAGTCGCCGGACGACGAGACCGCGCGGCACCAGGACTGA
- a CDS encoding glycosyltransferase family 39 protein, whose translation MREAFLKRPALFPLLICGYFALQVLVRLLLPHELELDEAQQSLLSQWFAWGYDTQPPLYNWVYFAVSRLFGNSLASLTILKNLLLAGTYLLYYAAARTVVAERGLAMVAALGLLAIPHLSFESQRDLTHSVAMNFSAALFLFALMRTLRRPSALAYLLLGLAAGIGLISKYNFALLLATSGLAALIDAETRKRLLDWRILLSAAAALMVLLPHALWLLDNLTLGSEGSLDKLREGAASGLLTQIIGGLSSILEGFAGYGALATVIFVVLYGKRLWARAPDQTVEARLIERMLAIFAVLLVGLVLFAGAASFKERWLSPVLITLPLYAVLRLQAAGTSGKLAFSRFLPVALIIMLVIPSVLALRVVGSGWTGNYQKINVPYSDLARQVGAAKGAPAAVIAQDPHLAGNLRLHLPGSLIDARWYPSFMGDDSLPPGPVLVVWRASGRDGAPSDPAMPASLAAHVRKTFGDAPLTMPPEIVSIPFHYDHNGESYRFAYVWVER comes from the coding sequence ATGCGCGAGGCGTTTCTCAAGCGACCGGCACTCTTCCCGCTGCTGATCTGCGGCTATTTTGCGCTTCAGGTGCTGGTGAGGCTGCTCCTGCCGCACGAACTGGAGCTCGACGAAGCGCAGCAGAGCCTGCTCAGCCAGTGGTTCGCCTGGGGGTATGATACGCAGCCGCCGCTCTACAACTGGGTCTATTTTGCGGTCAGCCGCCTGTTCGGCAATTCGCTCGCCAGCCTGACGATCCTGAAAAACCTGCTTCTGGCCGGCACATACCTTCTCTATTACGCCGCCGCGCGCACGGTGGTGGCCGAGCGGGGCCTCGCCATGGTCGCCGCCCTCGGCCTGCTCGCCATTCCCCACCTCTCCTTCGAATCCCAGCGCGATCTGACCCATTCGGTCGCGATGAATTTCTCGGCCGCCCTCTTCCTCTTCGCGCTGATGCGCACGCTTCGCCGGCCGAGCGCCCTTGCCTATCTGCTGCTCGGCCTTGCCGCGGGGATCGGTCTGATCTCGAAGTATAATTTCGCGCTGCTGCTCGCGACCTCCGGACTGGCGGCCCTGATCGATGCCGAAACCCGTAAGCGCCTGCTGGACTGGCGCATCCTTCTGTCGGCGGCCGCGGCCCTCATGGTTCTCCTGCCGCATGCGCTCTGGCTGCTCGACAATCTGACGCTCGGCTCGGAAGGCTCGCTGGACAAGCTGCGCGAAGGCGCCGCGTCCGGTCTCCTCACCCAGATCATCGGCGGACTTTCCTCGATCCTCGAAGGCTTTGCCGGCTATGGTGCGCTCGCCACGGTGATTTTCGTGGTGCTCTACGGCAAGCGGCTCTGGGCGCGCGCGCCCGACCAGACGGTGGAAGCGCGGCTGATCGAGCGGATGCTGGCGATATTCGCCGTTCTTCTGGTCGGTCTCGTTCTGTTTGCCGGCGCGGCCTCGTTCAAGGAGCGCTGGCTCTCGCCGGTGCTCATCACCCTTCCGCTCTATGCCGTCCTGAGGCTGCAGGCGGCCGGCACGTCCGGCAAGCTCGCCTTTTCCCGGTTCCTGCCGGTGGCGCTGATCATCATGCTGGTGATCCCAAGCGTGCTGGCGCTCAGGGTCGTCGGATCCGGCTGGACGGGCAACTACCAAAAGATCAACGTGCCCTATTCCGACCTTGCCCGCCAGGTGGGCGCGGCGAAGGGCGCGCCGGCAGCGGTGATCGCCCAGGATCCGCATCTGGCCGGAAACCTGCGCCTGCATCTGCCGGGAAGTCTCATCGATGCGCGCTGGTATCCGAGCTTCATGGGCGACGACAGCCTGCCGCCGGGCCCGGTCCTCGTCGTCTGGCGCGCCAGCGGCAGAGATGGCGCGCCGAGCGATCCGGCAATGCCCGCCTCGCTCGCGGCGCATGTGCGCAAGACTTTCGGCGATGCGCCGCTGACCATGCCACCGGAGATCGTCAGCATTCCCTTCCATTATGACCACAACGGCGAAAGCTACCGCTTTGCCTATGTCTGGGTGGAACGGTAG
- the infA gene encoding translation initiation factor IF-1 → MAKEEVLEFPGVVTELLPNATFRVKLENEHEIIAHTAGRMRKNRIRVLAGDKVLVEMTPYDLTKGRITYRFK, encoded by the coding sequence ATGGCGAAAGAAGAAGTCCTCGAATTCCCGGGCGTCGTGACCGAATTGCTGCCCAACGCGACGTTCCGCGTCAAGCTTGAGAACGAACACGAAATCATTGCCCATACGGCGGGCCGCATGCGCAAGAACCGCATCCGCGTTCTGGCGGGCGACAAGGTGCTGGTCGAAATGACGCCGTACGATCTGACCAAGGGCCGCATCACCTATCGCTTCAAGTAA
- a CDS encoding HAMP domain-containing sensor histidine kinase yields MESTSRTGSIARRLLVFSAVFVSAALVVAVLILWLVMQTVMREEFDRRLDSQIDALHAALLIAADGGLSLSVPLDGPPFDRPRSGWAWQIETAEADLASRSLGTRRLNLASVVAQQRAEEGRRGVARAPSGPGGGPGDAPGRPRAADLDQPGGSLHLRFATRMVDNRLVTIAAAAPQWALREPAVRAITWLAPCMLALGLVLLAGTAAQVRYGLRPLRAMARDLEAVGEGRIERLPDPVVTELRPLASKTNALLAQNEERLSATRLHFANLAHALKTPVASLSLALGAANDPDGALRGLVGRIDHRIRHHLAAARRAMGGGEGVRTALDAPIRELAAIMTRLHADRPLTVSIGGTHGLSVACDEKDVEEMLGNLIDNAFKWAGSRIEIAAQVSGRMVEISIADDGPGIPPARREAVLLPGIREDERIQGHGFGLTIVKELADLYGGRLSLSDATPDGRGLKASLMLPLARG; encoded by the coding sequence ATGGAGAGCACATCCCGCACCGGCTCGATCGCCCGCCGTCTGCTGGTCTTTTCGGCCGTCTTTGTCAGCGCGGCGCTTGTCGTCGCGGTTCTCATCCTCTGGCTCGTCATGCAGACGGTGATGCGGGAGGAGTTCGACCGGCGGCTGGACAGCCAGATTGATGCGCTGCACGCGGCCCTGCTGATTGCTGCCGATGGAGGACTTAGCCTTTCGGTGCCCCTCGACGGGCCGCCCTTCGACCGGCCGCGCTCCGGCTGGGCTTGGCAGATCGAAACGGCGGAGGCCGATCTCGCCTCGCGCTCGCTCGGGACGCGTCGCCTAAATCTCGCCAGTGTCGTCGCGCAGCAGCGGGCGGAGGAGGGCCGTCGAGGGGTCGCACGCGCGCCGAGCGGCCCAGGCGGCGGGCCGGGCGATGCGCCCGGTCGTCCGCGTGCCGCCGATCTCGACCAGCCAGGCGGCAGCCTGCATCTGCGGTTCGCCACCCGCATGGTCGATAACCGCCTGGTGACGATCGCCGCCGCCGCCCCGCAATGGGCGCTGCGCGAACCGGCGGTGCGGGCGATCACCTGGCTTGCGCCCTGCATGCTGGCGCTCGGTCTCGTGCTGCTGGCCGGCACGGCGGCGCAGGTGCGCTACGGCCTGCGCCCGCTGCGGGCCATGGCGCGCGATCTGGAAGCCGTGGGCGAGGGACGGATCGAGCGTCTTCCCGACCCGGTCGTGACCGAGCTGCGCCCGCTCGCATCGAAGACCAACGCGCTTCTGGCACAGAACGAGGAGCGACTGTCCGCCACCCGGCTGCATTTCGCCAATCTCGCCCATGCCCTGAAGACGCCGGTCGCAAGCCTCAGCCTGGCGCTCGGCGCGGCGAATGATCCGGACGGCGCGCTGCGCGGCCTTGTTGGGCGGATCGACCACCGCATCCGCCATCACCTGGCCGCTGCCCGCCGCGCCATGGGCGGCGGCGAGGGCGTGCGGACGGCGCTGGATGCTCCGATCAGGGAGCTCGCCGCCATCATGACCCGCCTTCATGCAGATAGGCCACTCACCGTTTCGATCGGCGGGACGCACGGGCTGTCGGTTGCCTGCGATGAGAAGGATGTCGAAGAAATGCTCGGCAATCTCATCGACAACGCCTTCAAATGGGCAGGCAGCCGCATCGAGATCGCCGCTCAGGTCTCGGGTCGCATGGTGGAGATCTCCATCGCCGATGATGGCCCCGGCATTCCGCCGGCGCGGCGCGAGGCCGTTCTCCTGCCCGGTATACGCGAGGACGAGCGCATCCAGGGACACGGCTTCGGCCTGACCATCGTCAAGGAGCTTGCCGATCTCTATGGCGGGCGCCTCAGCCTGTCGGATGCGACCCCGGATGGACGAGGCCTGAAGGCCAGCTTGATGCTGCCGCTCGCGAGGGGCTAG
- a CDS encoding lysylphosphatidylglycerol synthase transmembrane domain-containing protein gives MNAERAHHPARSFLARHWVGLVSLLVVAGYALLVETVWGWAVLFAQWRAIGGGRVAAALAILLGTQLLRTYRIYDYFPETRRRFASLFRVVQLHNLVNILFPFRSGEASFPLLMRAEFAVPVARSSAALLWMRALDLHALLCVAGLALLLGPGQGVLRRDLLVAAWCLFCLLPACAPFLMRRLGPLAARIPQPKLRRLALEAHAGLPATTGAFLRTIAFTLINWAAKLVALGWILVLLGLEDWAPAIGGAVGGELSSVLPVHAPGGVGTYPAGIAAGALAFGHDPSGASLSLLGRAAVNAHMLVFVSALVSTGLSLCLSALRRR, from the coding sequence ATGAACGCTGAACGCGCCCACCATCCGGCCCGCTCATTCCTGGCCCGCCATTGGGTCGGGCTCGTCTCGCTGCTGGTGGTCGCGGGCTATGCGCTGCTGGTCGAGACCGTGTGGGGATGGGCGGTGCTGTTTGCCCAATGGCGGGCGATCGGTGGGGGCCGTGTTGCCGCCGCCCTCGCCATTCTTCTCGGCACGCAGCTCCTGCGGACCTACCGGATCTATGATTACTTTCCGGAAACGCGGCGGCGCTTCGCAAGCCTGTTCCGCGTCGTGCAACTGCATAACCTTGTCAATATTCTCTTCCCCTTTCGCAGCGGCGAGGCAAGCTTTCCGCTGCTGATGCGCGCCGAATTCGCCGTGCCGGTCGCCCGCTCCAGCGCCGCGCTTCTCTGGATGCGCGCGCTCGATCTGCATGCGCTGCTCTGCGTCGCCGGTCTGGCGCTCCTGCTCGGGCCGGGTCAGGGCGTGCTGCGGCGCGACCTGCTGGTGGCGGCTTGGTGCCTCTTCTGCCTGTTGCCTGCCTGCGCGCCTTTTCTCATGCGACGGCTCGGGCCGCTCGCCGCGCGCATCCCTCAGCCAAAACTCCGGCGGTTGGCGCTGGAGGCCCATGCCGGCCTGCCCGCGACCACGGGCGCCTTCCTGCGCACCATCGCCTTCACGCTTATCAATTGGGCGGCGAAGCTGGTGGCGCTCGGCTGGATCCTCGTCCTGCTCGGCCTAGAGGATTGGGCGCCGGCTATTGGTGGGGCGGTGGGAGGCGAGTTGTCGTCCGTGCTGCCGGTCCATGCGCCGGGCGGCGTCGGCACCTATCCGGCAGGCATCGCCGCCGGCGCCCTGGCCTTCGGGCACGATCCTTCGGGGGCCAGCCTGTCGCTGCTCGGTCGCGCAGCGGTCAATGCCCATATGCTGGTCTTCGTCTCCGCCCTCGTCAGCACCGGCCTCAGCCTATGCCTGTCTGCCCTACGGCGCCGCTAG
- the atzF gene encoding allophanate hydrolase codes for MFPLILDLASLKVAYAEGATPLDLVEVVLARMAASQDPAIFITPTPANRLRAEARALMAHAPAPNSLPLWGVPFAVKDNIDVAGLPTTAACPAFAYDPEVDAVVVARLRAAGALVIGKTNLDQFATGLNGTRSPYGAPRSVFDAAYVSGGSSSGSAVAVASGLASFALGTDTAGSGRVPAAFNNLVGIKPTPGLVPNVGVVPACRSVDVVTVFAATVGDGTAVRRVMDGYDARDPFSRQATPVALPTNGLRIGVLDGAEREFFGDAACEALYDAAIDRARTLGATLIPFDYAPFRQAAELLYNGPWVAERMAAVKTFLETHAEHFDPTVRTIIEGAHAYDAVDAFEGRYRLEALRQKTLAEWSKVDMLMLPTSPTTYTVEEMQAEPILRNAHFGRYTNFANLFGYAAIAIPAGFDRDGHLPAGVTLFGPAFSDEALAPFADAMHRALGAGMGIDRTATLPEGSKVSEADDGLVPIVVVGAHLTGMPLNRELTEAGGRCVRVCRTAGDYRLFVLPDTDPPKPGLIRDLHFRGEGVEVELWRIPAVAFARFVQAIPAPLGIGKIRLDDGSLVSGFLCEAHAVAGAEEITMLGGWRAYVHRPRAAE; via the coding sequence ATGTTCCCCCTCATTCTCGATCTCGCCTCGCTCAAGGTCGCCTATGCGGAGGGCGCGACGCCGCTCGATCTTGTGGAGGTGGTGCTGGCGCGCATGGCCGCGTCGCAGGATCCGGCGATCTTCATCACGCCGACCCCTGCCAACAGGCTGCGCGCCGAGGCGCGGGCGCTGATGGCGCATGCGCCGGCGCCCAACAGCCTGCCGCTCTGGGGCGTGCCCTTTGCGGTCAAGGACAATATCGACGTCGCGGGCCTGCCGACCACCGCAGCCTGCCCGGCCTTCGCCTATGATCCCGAGGTCGACGCCGTGGTCGTGGCAAGGCTGCGCGCAGCCGGTGCGCTGGTCATCGGCAAGACCAATCTCGACCAGTTCGCCACGGGGCTGAACGGCACGCGCTCGCCCTATGGCGCGCCGCGGTCGGTCTTCGATGCGGCCTATGTGTCCGGCGGCTCGTCCTCGGGCTCGGCGGTGGCGGTCGCCTCGGGCCTCGCCAGCTTCGCGCTCGGTACGGATACGGCCGGCTCCGGCCGCGTGCCGGCGGCCTTCAACAATCTGGTCGGCATCAAGCCGACGCCGGGGCTGGTTCCCAATGTCGGCGTGGTGCCGGCCTGCCGCTCCGTCGATGTCGTCACCGTCTTCGCCGCAACCGTGGGGGACGGCACGGCCGTGCGCCGGGTCATGGACGGCTATGACGCGCGCGATCCCTTCTCCCGGCAGGCCACGCCGGTCGCTCTCCCGACAAACGGGCTCAGGATCGGCGTGCTCGATGGCGCGGAGCGCGAGTTCTTCGGCGATGCCGCCTGTGAGGCGCTCTATGATGCCGCCATTGACCGGGCACGGACGCTCGGCGCCACGCTCATCCCCTTCGATTATGCGCCGTTCCGCCAGGCCGCCGAGCTGCTCTACAACGGGCCCTGGGTGGCCGAGCGCATGGCGGCGGTGAAGACATTTCTCGAAACCCATGCGGAGCATTTCGACCCGACGGTGCGCACCATCATCGAGGGCGCCCATGCCTATGATGCGGTCGATGCCTTCGAGGGGCGCTACCGTCTTGAAGCGCTGCGGCAGAAGACCCTGGCCGAATGGAGCAAGGTCGACATGCTGATGCTGCCGACCTCGCCCACCACCTATACGGTGGAGGAGATGCAGGCGGAGCCGATCCTGCGCAATGCGCATTTCGGCCGCTATACCAATTTTGCCAATCTCTTCGGCTATGCGGCCATCGCCATTCCCGCCGGGTTCGATCGCGACGGGCACTTGCCGGCAGGCGTCACCCTGTTCGGCCCCGCCTTCAGCGACGAGGCGCTGGCGCCCTTTGCCGATGCCATGCATCGCGCGCTCGGCGCCGGCATGGGCATCGACCGGACGGCCACGCTGCCGGAAGGGTCAAAGGTCAGCGAGGCGGACGATGGGCTGGTGCCCATCGTCGTCGTCGGGGCGCATCTGACCGGCATGCCGCTCAACCGCGAACTGACCGAGGCCGGAGGACGATGCGTGCGTGTCTGCCGCACGGCGGGCGATTACCGGCTCTTCGTGTTGCCGGATACCGATCCGCCCAAGCCAGGGCTGATCCGCGATTTACACTTTCGGGGCGAGGGGGTCGAGGTCGAGCTCTGGCGCATCCCGGCCGTAGCCTTTGCGCGCTTCGTACAGGCCATTCCGGCGCCGCTCGGCATCGGCAAGATCCGGCTGGACGACGGGAGCCTCGTCTCCGGCTTTCTCTGCGAGGCCCATGCGGTCGCCGGAGCGGAGGAGATCACCATGCTCGGTGGCTGGCGCGCCTATGTCCATCGGCCGAGGGCTGCGGAATAG
- a CDS encoding Maf-like protein, with the protein MASDQTLILASGSPRRVELLAQTGLEPKRLMPMDLDETPKRAEHPRSLAWRLSAEKAKAAEEALRDDPDRKGAYILAADTVVAVGRRILPKPETTTEAAAALTLLSGRSHRVHTGVCLITPDGTLRQRVVETKVRFKRLSGHDIETYIASGQWRGKAGGYAIQGIAGAFVVKLIGSYTNVVGLPLYETLALLSGEGFDVHDAWLQG; encoded by the coding sequence ATGGCCTCCGACCAGACGCTCATTCTCGCCTCCGGCTCGCCCCGCCGCGTCGAATTGCTGGCCCAGACGGGGCTTGAGCCAAAACGGCTGATGCCGATGGACCTGGACGAGACGCCGAAGCGCGCCGAACATCCGCGCTCGCTCGCCTGGCGGCTGTCCGCCGAAAAGGCGAAGGCGGCGGAAGAGGCGCTGCGCGACGATCCGGACCGCAAGGGCGCCTATATCCTGGCTGCCGATACGGTGGTGGCCGTTGGCCGGCGCATCCTGCCCAAGCCAGAGACGACGACGGAGGCCGCGGCAGCGCTGACGCTTCTGTCCGGCCGCAGCCACCGTGTTCACACCGGGGTCTGCTTGATTACGCCGGACGGCACGCTGCGCCAGCGGGTGGTGGAAACGAAGGTGCGCTTCAAGCGTCTCTCCGGCCACGACATCGAGACTTACATTGCCTCGGGCCAATGGCGTGGCAAGGCGGGCGGCTATGCCATCCAGGGCATCGCCGGCGCCTTCGTGGTCAAGCTGATCGGCTCCTACACCAATGTCGTCGGCCTGCCGCTCTACGAGACGCTGGCGCTGCTCTCCGGCGAGGGTTTCGACGTTCACGACGCCTGGCTGCAGGGCTGA
- a CDS encoding glycosyltransferase family 2 protein translates to MALAAAAVEGVSSPDLSIVVPLFNEEESIAALIARIVEAMAHYPGTWNLFLVDDGSTDATLLKAREAAGRHAADIRLVEMQRNFGQTAAMQAGIDLADGHLIATMDGDLQNDPADIPRMVETLNARALDLLVGWRKNRKDGLFLRKVPSWCANYLIGKITGVKLHDYGCSLKIYRSAVIKQVQLIGEMHRFIPAWVAVVVPSSRIGEVPVNHQARQFGQSKYGISRAFRVILDLLSVLFFMRYKARPGHFFGSLGLGCGAISALILFYLAIDKFIFGSDIGTRPLLLIGVMLFLSSLQLITTGILAEMLARTYFQSGQSASYIIRGVTRAGE, encoded by the coding sequence ATGGCTCTTGCCGCCGCCGCTGTGGAAGGCGTCTCTTCCCCGGATCTTTCGATCGTCGTGCCGCTCTTCAACGAAGAGGAAAGCATCGCCGCCCTGATCGCGCGGATCGTGGAGGCGATGGCACATTATCCGGGAACGTGGAATCTTTTTCTCGTCGACGATGGCAGCACGGATGCGACGCTTCTCAAGGCGCGTGAAGCGGCAGGGCGGCACGCGGCCGATATCCGCCTTGTGGAGATGCAGCGCAATTTCGGCCAGACGGCGGCCATGCAGGCCGGGATCGATCTCGCCGACGGCCACCTCATCGCCACCATGGATGGCGACCTGCAGAATGATCCGGCCGATATTCCCCGCATGGTCGAGACGCTGAACGCCCGCGCGCTCGACCTGCTCGTCGGCTGGCGGAAGAACCGCAAGGACGGGCTTTTCCTGCGCAAGGTGCCCTCTTGGTGCGCCAACTACCTCATCGGCAAGATCACGGGCGTCAAGCTGCATGACTATGGCTGCAGCCTGAAGATCTACCGCTCCGCCGTCATCAAGCAGGTGCAGCTGATCGGCGAAATGCACCGCTTCATTCCGGCCTGGGTGGCCGTGGTCGTGCCGAGTTCGCGGATCGGCGAAGTGCCGGTGAACCACCAGGCCCGACAGTTCGGCCAGTCCAAATACGGGATCTCGCGCGCCTTCCGCGTCATCCTCGACCTGCTCTCCGTCCTGTTCTTCATGCGCTACAAGGCGCGGCCGGGCCATTTCTTCGGTTCGCTCGGCCTGGGCTGCGGCGCGATCAGCGCGCTGATCCTCTTCTATCTGGCCATCGATAAATTCATCTTCGGCAGCGACATCGGCACGCGACCGCTGCTGCTCATCGGCGTCATGCTGTTCCTCTCCTCCCTCCAGCTGATCACGACGGGAATCCTCGCCGAGATGCTGGCGCGCACCTATTTCCAGTCCGGTCAGTCGGCAAGCTACATCATCCGCGGCGTGACTCGGGCGGGTGAGTGA